One stretch of Planococcus sp. PAMC 21323 DNA includes these proteins:
- a CDS encoding Fic/DOC family protein produces the protein MSKYQHTSMYCYPGTDVLINLFDVEDEEKLKDLEKVYSLFRLAELQLKKTADPLDVKAYLAIHQSILQDVYPFAGELRQEMISKGSSSFAHPKHIEAQLLKIFSELAAENYLKKLSREQLISRLAYFLSELNALHPFREGNGRSIREFARQLLLNAGYQLEWDKAIEPAEIINAFVDSFNKDNNRLERLLSEVITP, from the coding sequence ATGTCTAAATATCAACATACTTCAATGTATTGTTACCCTGGCACGGACGTGTTGATCAATTTGTTTGATGTGGAAGATGAAGAAAAGCTGAAAGATCTTGAAAAAGTCTATTCGTTGTTTCGTCTGGCAGAGCTGCAGTTAAAAAAGACAGCAGATCCCTTAGACGTTAAAGCTTACTTAGCCATTCATCAATCTATTCTTCAAGATGTCTATCCTTTTGCTGGAGAATTGAGACAGGAAATGATTTCTAAAGGATCTTCTTCTTTTGCTCATCCTAAACATATCGAAGCACAATTGCTGAAAATTTTTAGTGAATTAGCAGCTGAAAATTATTTAAAGAAGTTGTCACGAGAACAGTTAATTAGTAGGCTTGCTTATTTTTTGTCGGAACTAAATGCTTTGCATCCTTTCCGAGAAGGAAATGGGCGTAGTATTCGTGAATTTGCACGGCAGCTGCTATTAAATGCGGGTTACCAATTAGAGTGGGATAAAGCAATAGAACCTGCAGAGATTATTAATGCTTTTGTTGATTCATTCAATAAGGACAATAATCGTTTAGAAAGGCTATTATCTGAAGTTATTACGCCATGA
- a CDS encoding DUF779 domain-containing protein, which yields MVERVIATDAAIELIELLKEKHGPVMFHQSGGCCDGSSPMCYPKGDLFVGEQDILMGVIADSEFYMHKNQFDYWSHTQLIIDVVPGRGGMFSLEGVEGKRFLTRSRAFTAEENEELKQQV from the coding sequence ATGGTCGAACGCGTAATTGCGACAGATGCTGCTATTGAATTGATCGAATTGCTGAAGGAAAAGCATGGTCCAGTCATGTTCCATCAATCCGGAGGATGCTGTGATGGTAGCTCCCCAATGTGTTATCCGAAAGGCGACTTATTTGTCGGAGAGCAAGACATTTTAATGGGAGTTATAGCAGACAGTGAATTCTATATGCACAAAAACCAATTTGACTATTGGAGTCATACACAATTGATTATTGACGTTGTGCCAGGACGCGGTGGAATGTTTTCACTCGAAGGAGTAGAAGGTAAGCGGTTTTTAACGAGATCGAGAGCTTTTACTGCCGAAGAAAATGAAGAATTGAAACAACAAGTTTAA
- the adh gene encoding aldehyde dehydrogenase, which produces MVYAVPNTEGSKVNFKDKYENFINGEWKAPVKGQYFDNVSPVTGKKFTEIARSTAEDVELALDAAHAAKEAWGKTSVTERANALLKIADRMEQNLEMLAVAETWDNGKAVRETLNADLPLAIDHFRYFAGAIRAQEGSLSQIDNDTVAYHFHEPLGVVGQIIPWNFPILMAVWKLAPALAAGNCVVLKPAEQTPASILVLAELIGDILPPGVLNIVNGFGLETGKPLASSPRISKIAFTGETTTGRMIMQYASQNLIPVTLELGGKSPNIFFKDVMDADDAFLDKAVEGFVMFALNQGEVCTCPSRALIQEDIYDEFMERVLKRVAAIKLGNPLDPETMMGAQASTEQMEKIQSYLDIGKQEGAEVLAGGDRNHLEGDLAEGYYIQPTVFKGHNKMRVFQEEIFGPVVSVTTFKTKEEALEIANDTLYGLGSGIWTRDTNTAYRFGRGIQAGRVWTNCYHQYPAHAAFGGYKMSGFGRENHLMMLNHYQQTKNMLVSYSEDKQGFF; this is translated from the coding sequence ATGGTCTATGCAGTACCTAATACAGAAGGTTCAAAAGTAAATTTTAAAGATAAGTATGAAAACTTTATAAATGGAGAATGGAAAGCACCCGTCAAAGGACAATATTTTGATAACGTTTCACCAGTTACAGGTAAGAAATTCACTGAAATTGCACGCTCAACTGCAGAAGATGTAGAACTAGCACTTGATGCAGCACATGCAGCTAAAGAGGCGTGGGGGAAAACGTCTGTTACTGAACGTGCAAATGCTTTATTGAAAATTGCAGATCGTATGGAACAGAACTTAGAAATGCTAGCAGTTGCGGAAACATGGGATAACGGTAAAGCAGTGCGTGAGACGCTTAATGCGGATTTACCACTAGCAATCGATCATTTCCGTTATTTTGCAGGGGCAATTCGAGCGCAAGAAGGGTCGCTAAGCCAGATTGACAACGATACTGTAGCATATCATTTCCACGAGCCACTTGGCGTTGTTGGTCAAATCATTCCTTGGAACTTCCCTATTTTAATGGCAGTTTGGAAACTAGCTCCAGCACTGGCTGCAGGAAATTGTGTTGTATTAAAACCAGCTGAGCAAACGCCGGCAAGTATTCTTGTATTAGCTGAGTTAATCGGCGATATTTTACCTCCAGGCGTATTAAATATTGTAAATGGCTTTGGTCTTGAAACAGGGAAACCACTTGCTTCGAGCCCGCGCATTAGCAAAATAGCATTTACAGGTGAAACGACTACTGGTCGTATGATCATGCAGTACGCATCTCAAAACTTAATCCCAGTTACTTTAGAATTAGGTGGGAAATCGCCAAACATCTTCTTTAAAGACGTAATGGATGCGGACGATGCTTTCCTAGATAAAGCAGTTGAAGGTTTTGTTATGTTCGCTTTAAACCAAGGTGAAGTATGTACATGTCCATCGCGTGCATTGATCCAAGAAGATATTTACGATGAATTTATGGAACGGGTATTAAAACGTGTTGCTGCTATTAAACTTGGAAACCCGCTTGACCCAGAAACGATGATGGGTGCACAAGCTTCTACAGAGCAAATGGAGAAAATTCAATCCTACTTGGATATCGGTAAACAAGAAGGTGCTGAAGTTCTTGCAGGCGGCGATCGCAACCATTTAGAAGGCGATCTAGCAGAAGGTTACTATATCCAGCCAACAGTCTTTAAAGGACATAATAAGATGCGTGTTTTCCAAGAAGAAATTTTTGGTCCAGTTGTTTCTGTAACAACATTTAAAACAAAAGAAGAAGCGCTTGAAATCGCTAACGATACGTTGTACGGATTGGGGTCAGGAATCTGGACACGTGATACGAATACAGCTTATCGCTTCGGGCGCGGCATCCAAGCAGGACGAGTATGGACAAACTGTTATCACCAATATCCAGCTCATGCAGCGTTTGGTGGATACAAAATGTCTGGCTTTGGTCGTGAAAACCATCTGATGATGCTTAATCACTACCAACAAACAAAAAATATGTTAGTTAGCTATAGCGAAGACAAGCAAGGATTCTTTTGA
- the rluF gene encoding 23S rRNA pseudouridine(2604) synthase RluF — MRINKFLSETGITSRRGADKFIEAGRVTINGKLAELGSKVESNDEVKVDGKIIEQPKQQYVYLALNKPVGITSTTERHIEGNIVDFVNHPERIFHIGRLDKDSEGLILLTNDGDIVNEILRVENEHEKEYIVKVDMPITESFLSKMEEGVEILGTKTLPAKAEKLSNYTFKLTLRQGLNRQIRRMCSALGYEVRNLQRVRIINIVLEDLPVGQWRDLTEAERNELFNQLNYTPKR; from the coding sequence ATGCGAATCAATAAGTTTTTAAGTGAGACAGGAATTACTTCACGACGTGGGGCTGATAAGTTTATCGAAGCAGGTCGTGTAACGATCAACGGAAAATTAGCCGAACTTGGAAGCAAGGTCGAATCTAATGATGAAGTAAAAGTCGATGGAAAAATTATCGAGCAACCAAAGCAACAATATGTTTACTTGGCATTAAATAAACCGGTAGGCATTACAAGCACAACAGAACGTCATATCGAAGGAAATATCGTCGATTTTGTTAATCATCCTGAACGCATCTTCCATATAGGACGCTTGGACAAAGATTCCGAAGGACTGATCCTATTAACTAATGATGGTGATATCGTCAACGAAATTTTAAGGGTTGAAAACGAACACGAAAAGGAATACATCGTTAAAGTAGATATGCCAATTACTGAATCCTTCCTATCTAAAATGGAAGAAGGTGTTGAAATTCTCGGTACGAAAACACTTCCAGCTAAAGCTGAAAAGTTATCTAATTACACATTCAAACTCACGTTGCGTCAAGGTTTAAATCGTCAAATTCGTCGCATGTGTTCAGCACTTGGGTACGAAGTTCGGAATTTACAAAGAGTCCGCATTATCAACATCGTTTTAGAAGATTTGCCTGTTGGACAATGGCGTGATTTGACCGAAGCTGAACGCAACGAGCTATTTAATCAACTCAATTACACACCAAAACGCTGA
- a CDS encoding DUF6904 family protein, giving the protein MLTMKSTPNHTGVKISGDYFDLDELNLAIYKMIGQEDQYYGYEGSRMRILGISYEIRHAAQGDRNIDFVFNGLHEHTMKQHELIAPDKNIYFSTEVLWPEIIYAAIALKDFVSFYQKDKEFPFWDVHLPVILRFQSLVLDCLQGHVSEEEFATILRAFNQPGTVNDYAIQYVDLLNLKYIGMTKKQREQSLSTIAMKIAVQDQDYTAFRKQVIAAASPHKKPIHEISIKAEYPENFEW; this is encoded by the coding sequence ATGTTAACCATGAAAAGCACACCTAACCATACAGGTGTTAAAATTAGCGGCGATTATTTTGATTTAGATGAGCTAAACTTAGCAATCTACAAAATGATTGGTCAAGAAGATCAGTATTATGGTTACGAAGGATCACGTATGAGAATTCTTGGCATTTCTTATGAAATCCGTCATGCTGCTCAAGGTGATCGCAACATAGACTTTGTTTTCAATGGTTTACACGAACATACAATGAAACAACACGAATTAATCGCTCCTGATAAAAATATTTATTTTTCTACCGAAGTGTTATGGCCAGAAATAATTTACGCAGCAATCGCGCTAAAAGATTTCGTTTCCTTTTATCAAAAAGACAAAGAATTTCCGTTTTGGGACGTTCACTTACCAGTTATTCTTCGCTTTCAATCGTTAGTCCTTGACTGCTTGCAAGGACATGTTTCCGAAGAAGAATTTGCGACAATCTTAAGAGCTTTTAACCAACCGGGCACAGTAAATGATTACGCTATTCAATACGTAGACTTATTAAATCTAAAATACATTGGCATGACTAAGAAACAACGCGAACAAAGCCTATCGACAATTGCCATGAAAATCGCAGTACAAGACCAAGATTACACAGCATTCCGCAAACAAGTAATCGCAGCCGCTTCTCCACACAAAAAACCAATACACGAAATATCCATAAAAGCCGAATACCCAGAAAACTTTGAATGGTGA